A window of the Catenulispora sp. MAP5-51 genome harbors these coding sequences:
- a CDS encoding alpha/beta hydrolase family protein yields MRTIRATCVIRATRATQAVAAVAAAALVLAACSSAGTVTQRPATTAHDVTFTSSGDTLYGTFQPGTSKQHAGAAVLIIAGSGATDRNGNDAQLAEGNTYQRFAQSLASDGVSSLRYDKLGSGQTGLATHTDGQGITFDLYADEALDAYRTLAAQPGVDPHKMIILGHSEGGLYALWLAHKLAGTPDAPHALILASTVGIRFIDLLDRQYTAGYQAAAAAGTITPAAANLLIQQLNTAFASIRAGQGVTTPLDDKGIAALLSPTNVPILEQEDQQDPAALARSLGAHLPVLVLHGTKDSQVSDVDTAPLLTALKEDSALVHDEVPNANHLYQQINGTPNPVADYVNTSLPLAAQVGPDLKKFLQKAF; encoded by the coding sequence ATGCGTACCATCCGTGCCACCTGTGTCATCCGTGCTACCCGAGCCACCCAGGCCGTGGCAGCCGTCGCGGCGGCCGCGCTGGTCCTCGCGGCGTGCAGCTCCGCCGGGACGGTGACGCAGCGCCCGGCCACCACAGCCCACGACGTGACCTTCACCAGCAGCGGCGACACCCTCTACGGCACGTTCCAACCCGGCACCAGCAAGCAGCACGCGGGCGCAGCTGTCCTGATCATCGCTGGTAGCGGCGCCACCGACCGCAACGGCAACGACGCACAGCTTGCCGAGGGCAACACTTACCAGCGCTTCGCGCAGAGCCTGGCCTCCGACGGCGTCAGCTCCCTGCGGTACGACAAGCTCGGCAGCGGCCAGACGGGCCTGGCCACCCACACCGACGGCCAGGGCATCACGTTCGACCTCTATGCGGACGAGGCCCTGGACGCCTACCGCACGCTGGCCGCGCAGCCCGGTGTGGACCCGCACAAGATGATCATCCTCGGCCACAGCGAAGGCGGCCTGTACGCGCTCTGGCTCGCCCACAAGCTGGCCGGCACCCCCGACGCGCCGCACGCGCTGATCCTGGCCTCCACGGTCGGCATCCGCTTCATCGACCTGCTGGACCGGCAGTACACCGCCGGCTACCAGGCCGCAGCCGCGGCCGGGACGATCACCCCGGCCGCCGCGAACCTGCTCATCCAGCAGCTGAACACCGCCTTCGCGAGCATCCGCGCCGGCCAGGGAGTGACCACGCCGTTGGACGACAAGGGCATCGCGGCGCTGCTGTCGCCGACGAACGTCCCGATCCTGGAGCAGGAAGACCAGCAGGACCCGGCGGCGCTGGCCAGGAGCCTCGGCGCGCACCTGCCGGTGTTGGTCCTACACGGGACCAAGGATTCGCAGGTCAGCGACGTGGACACCGCCCCGCTGCTGACCGCGCTGAAGGAGGACAGCGCCCTCGTCCACGACGAGGTCCCGAACGCCAACCACCTCTACCAGCAGATCAACGGAACACCGAACCCGGTGGCCGACTACGTCAACACCTCGCTGCCCCTGGCGGCGCAGGTTGGACCCGACTTGAAGAAGTTCCTGCAGAAAGCCTTCTAA
- a CDS encoding amidohydrolase, which yields MTRSSFADLVFTGGPCCTVDPARSWAGAVAVTDGRIAAVGRPTVVEDLIGPDTEVVDLAGKLLLPGFQDAHVHPVLGGTTLRLCDLHELHTAEEYVAAVADFARRNPRAPWIRGGGWSMGAFPGGMPTRQLLDAVVPDRPVALPNRDAHGMWVNSKALEVCGITRDTPDPFDGRIERDADGEPTGCLQEGAMALVDRHLPVPTRQELADGLLAGQAYLHSFGITAWQDAWVGTGLGIGDVFETYLDAEAGGTLTARVAGALWWERDRDLEQLELFRERRAAAGTGRFRARTVKMMLDGVAENHTAALLDPYLDRCGCTTDNAGLDFIDPAELNTYVTALDAAGFQVHFHALGDRAVRNALDALEAARASNGPGGRHHLAHLQVVHPDDIDRFRRLGATANIQPLWAAHEQAMDELTIPFLGEERAGWQYPFGSLSRAGATLAAGSDWSVSSPNPLWGIHTAVNRVEPGLSAREFAGRKVFYPDERLELGQAIAAYTAGSAYVNQLDALTGSIEVGKLADLVVLDRDPFDGPACEIGEARVLRTFVEGTQVFASE from the coding sequence GTGACCCGATCGTCGTTCGCAGACCTCGTCTTCACCGGCGGCCCGTGCTGCACCGTCGATCCGGCACGCTCCTGGGCCGGTGCGGTGGCCGTCACCGACGGCCGGATCGCCGCAGTCGGCCGGCCCACCGTCGTCGAAGACCTGATCGGGCCGGACACCGAGGTCGTGGACCTGGCTGGCAAGCTCCTGCTGCCCGGCTTCCAGGACGCGCACGTCCACCCTGTCCTCGGCGGTACCACCCTGCGCCTGTGCGACCTGCACGAACTGCACACGGCCGAGGAGTACGTCGCCGCCGTGGCCGACTTCGCGCGCCGCAACCCGCGGGCGCCGTGGATCCGCGGCGGCGGATGGAGCATGGGGGCCTTCCCCGGTGGCATGCCGACCAGGCAGCTGCTGGACGCGGTCGTCCCGGACCGGCCGGTCGCGCTGCCGAACCGCGATGCGCACGGCATGTGGGTCAACAGCAAGGCGCTGGAGGTCTGCGGGATCACCCGCGACACCCCGGACCCGTTCGACGGCCGGATCGAGCGCGACGCCGACGGCGAGCCCACCGGCTGCCTCCAGGAAGGCGCGATGGCCCTGGTCGACCGGCACCTGCCGGTCCCCACGCGGCAGGAACTGGCCGACGGCCTGCTGGCCGGCCAGGCGTACCTGCACTCGTTCGGGATCACCGCCTGGCAGGACGCGTGGGTCGGCACCGGCCTGGGCATCGGCGATGTCTTCGAGACCTACCTCGACGCCGAAGCCGGCGGCACCCTGACCGCGCGGGTCGCAGGGGCGCTGTGGTGGGAGCGCGATCGCGACTTGGAACAGCTGGAGCTGTTCCGGGAACGCCGTGCGGCGGCGGGCACGGGACGTTTCAGGGCCCGCACGGTGAAGATGATGCTCGACGGCGTCGCCGAGAACCACACCGCCGCGCTCCTGGACCCCTACCTGGATCGCTGCGGCTGCACCACCGACAACGCCGGCCTGGACTTCATCGACCCGGCCGAGCTCAACACCTACGTCACGGCCCTGGACGCCGCCGGCTTCCAAGTCCACTTCCACGCGCTCGGCGACCGCGCCGTCCGCAACGCGCTGGACGCGCTGGAGGCGGCGCGGGCCTCGAACGGCCCCGGCGGCCGCCATCATCTGGCGCACCTACAGGTCGTACATCCCGACGACATCGACCGGTTCCGCCGGCTCGGCGCGACGGCGAACATCCAGCCGCTGTGGGCGGCGCACGAGCAGGCGATGGACGAGCTGACCATCCCGTTCCTGGGCGAGGAGCGTGCTGGGTGGCAGTACCCGTTCGGCTCGCTCAGCCGTGCGGGGGCGACGCTGGCGGCCGGCTCGGACTGGTCGGTGAGTTCGCCGAACCCCCTGTGGGGCATCCACACCGCAGTAAACCGAGTGGAGCCGGGCTTGTCGGCGCGGGAGTTCGCCGGGCGCAAGGTGTTCTATCCGGATGAGCGGCTGGAGTTGGGTCAGGCGATCGCCGCGTACACCGCCGGCTCGGCGTACGTGAACCAGTTGGACGCACTGACCGGCTCGATCGAGGTCGGAAAGCTCGCCGACCTGGTGGTCCTGGACCGGGATCCGTTCGACGGGCCCGCGTGTGAGATCGGCGAGGCGCGGGTGCTGCGGACGTTCGTGGAGGGCACACAGGTGTTCGCATCCGAATAG
- a CDS encoding IS630 family transposase — MAERVKARRLTDQEGQRLLRIVRRGSASAVRYRRAMIVLASPSGNTVPAIARLVAADEDTVRDVIHAFNEIGLRCLDPRWAGHRARLLSEDEEDYVVAVASKHPGKSGAPFTRWSIRKLAAHLAADPVRPIRIGRETLRTLLSRRGVTFQRTRTWKESPDPHKEAKLAAIEDALEHHAEATFAFDEFGPLGIRPVAGAGWARAGHPWRLPATYHRTHGVTYFHGCYSVGADRLWGINRRRKGAVNTLLALKSIRRTRPADQQIFIILDNLSAHKNKDIRTWAAANQVTLLFTPTYASWANPIEAQFGPLRQFTMAHSHRSHHAEQTRDLHAYLTWRNAHSRHPDVIAAQRRERARVRSEKGLRWGGRARGDLALAA; from the coding sequence ATGGCGGAACGAGTGAAAGCCAGGCGGCTGACCGATCAGGAAGGTCAGCGGCTGTTGCGGATTGTGCGGCGCGGGTCGGCCAGTGCGGTGCGGTATCGGCGGGCGATGATCGTGTTGGCCTCGCCCAGTGGGAACACGGTGCCGGCGATCGCGCGGCTGGTGGCGGCGGACGAGGACACGGTGCGCGATGTGATCCACGCGTTCAACGAGATCGGTCTTCGATGCCTGGACCCTCGGTGGGCGGGCCACCGCGCCCGCCTGCTCAGTGAAGACGAAGAGGACTACGTCGTAGCTGTGGCGAGCAAGCACCCCGGGAAGTCCGGGGCGCCGTTCACCCGCTGGTCGATCCGCAAGCTGGCCGCGCACCTCGCCGCTGACCCGGTCCGCCCGATCCGGATCGGGCGTGAGACGCTGCGCACGCTGCTGTCCCGGCGCGGGGTCACCTTCCAGCGCACGCGTACCTGGAAGGAGTCCCCGGACCCGCACAAGGAAGCCAAGCTTGCCGCGATCGAAGACGCGCTGGAGCACCACGCCGAGGCGACGTTCGCCTTCGACGAGTTCGGGCCGCTGGGCATCCGCCCGGTGGCCGGGGCCGGCTGGGCCCGGGCCGGGCATCCGTGGCGGTTGCCGGCCACCTATCACCGCACGCACGGGGTGACCTACTTCCACGGCTGCTACAGCGTCGGGGCCGACCGGCTGTGGGGGATCAACCGGCGCCGCAAGGGCGCGGTCAACACCCTGCTCGCGCTCAAGAGCATCCGGCGGACGCGACCGGCCGACCAGCAGATCTTCATCATCTTGGACAACCTGTCGGCGCATAAGAACAAGGACATCCGCACCTGGGCCGCCGCGAACCAGGTCACGCTGTTGTTCACTCCGACGTACGCCTCCTGGGCCAACCCGATCGAGGCGCAGTTCGGGCCGCTGCGGCAGTTCACCATGGCCCACTCCCACCGCTCCCACCACGCCGAGCAGACCCGCGACCTGCACGCCTACCTGACCTGGCGCAACGCCCACAGCCGCCACCCCGACGTGATCGCCGCCCAGCGCCGCGAACGCGCCCGGGTCCGCAGCGAGAAGGGACTGCGCTGGGGAGGACGCGCCCGAGGCGACCTCGCCCTGGCCGCATGA